From a region of the Oryza sativa Japonica Group chromosome 6, ASM3414082v1 genome:
- the LOC136356888 gene encoding uncharacterized protein: MAKGRSKWANGHHSATQLRGRVPGVHLTQNLAPGKGTFDSNLTHKGNFNFAHKFEGASWGSEEFDFEQGERLWVRVSVIYFMGRAASWLKSSRAHLRFPEFYERFDELMNQLMVYDPVVSTKYLTHRFTEGLKREIRNVVLLQRPQNLESALAVACLQEEVLETADGNSGNSGKEQKKIEGGILHRPNTAFKGAYPLPAPPVRSGGSGVKFEDKRETEIKRGTNSVDKIGALKAQRCAQGLCYICAEKWSPTHKCANRVQLHAVQELFTVLFESEEDTGSVLDTAAEQQIMAISVHAMQGSEHRGSMRMLGQIQGKDILILVDSGSTASFISKKVAAGLVGVWWLPTKVQVKVADGALLHCQSVIQDCEWVSQGHMFCTEFKVLALGNYDVILGMDWLMQHSPMTVDWSTRTLMVNKDGQQILLQGIVSDTEQCTLISAC; this comes from the exons ATGGCGAAGGGCAGAAGCAAATGGGCCAATGGCCACCACTCTGCAACACAACTCCGGGGAAGGGTTCCTGGTGTACATCTGACCCAGAACCTTGCCCCGGGCAAGGGTACGTTCGATTCCAATCTCACGCATAAGGGGAATTTCAATTTTGCGCATAAATTTGAGGGTGCTAGTTGGGGATCAGAGGAATTTGATTTTGAACAGGGGGAAC GGTTGTGGGTGAGAGTTTCAGTCATCTACTTCATGGGTAGGGCAGCCTCTTGGTTGAAATCGTCTAGAGCCCATTTGCGTTTTCCA GAGTTTTATGAGCGTTTTGATGAATTGATGAATCAATTGATGGTTTATGATCCGGTTGTTAGCACCAAGTACTTAACCCATAGGTTTACAGAGGGTTTAAAAAGGGAAATTAGAAATGTTGTTCTGCTTCAGCGTCCACAAAATCTCGAATCTGCGTTGGCTGTTGCTTGTTTACAGGAAGAAGTCTTGGAGACAGCTGATGGCAATTCAGGAAATTCAGGAAAGGAGCAGAAGAAAATTGAAGGGGGAATACTGCATCGACCCAATACAGCTTTCAAGGGTGCTTATCCATTACCTGCTCCACCTGTACGTTCTGGAGGTTCTGGGGTGAAGTTTGAGGACAAGAGGGAGACTGAAATCAAAAGAGGAACTAATTCTGTTGATAAGATTGGTGCACTTAAGGCTCAGCGTTGCGCTCAGGGTCTTTGTTACATTTGTGCCGAGAAATGGTCACCTACCCATAAGTGTGCCAACAGAGTTCAACTTCATGCTGTGCAGGAGCTTTTCACAGTGCTGTTTGAATCTGAAGAAGATACCGGTTCAGTTCTTGACACAGCTGCAGAACAACAGATAATGGCAATTTCTGTACATGCTATGCAGGGCTCTGAGCATCGTGGATCCATGAGAATGCTGGGACAAATTCAAGGCAAGGATATTTTGATTCTTGTGGATTCGGGTAGTACGGCTAGTTTTATCAGTAAGAAGGTGGCAGCTGGCCTAGTTGGGGTATGGTGGCTACCTACCAAGGTGCAAGTGAAAGTGGCCGATGGAGCATTATTGCACTGTCAGTCTGTGATTCAGGATTGTGAATGGGTTAGCCAAGGGCATATGTTTTGTACTGAATTTAAGGTGTTGGCTCTCGGAAATTATGATGTGATCTTGGGAATGGACTGGTTGATGCAGCACAGCCCTATGACAGTTGATTGGTCCACAAGGACTTTGATGGTGAACAAAGATGGACAACAGATCTTATTGCAGGGAATAGTTTCTGACACTGAACAGTGTACTCTTATTTCTGCTTGTTAG